The following are from one region of the Alphaproteobacteria bacterium CG11_big_fil_rev_8_21_14_0_20_39_49 genome:
- a CDS encoding mechanosensitive ion channel protein MscS: protein MFADFLNQEKLMEYITIYGVKFLLAIVILVVGLMVIKYVTKATVAVMKKVKMDDVLVSFFSKIVKALLMAFVIIASVGQLGVDTTSLAAMIAAAGLAIGLALQGSLSNFAAGVMIIATRPFKIGDYVEVSGVGGSITDLSIYNTILVTPDNKVITIPNSKITSENIVNFSAMDTRRVDMVFGISYADDIKKAKKVINKLIKDDSRILAEPEPLVAVSALADSSVNFNVRPWVKKEDYWNVYYDIHENLKIAFDKEGITIPFPQRELLVHNLKK from the coding sequence ATGTTCGCTGATTTCTTAAATCAAGAAAAACTGATGGAATATATTACAATATACGGTGTTAAGTTCTTATTAGCTATCGTAATACTTGTTGTAGGTTTAATGGTAATTAAATACGTTACCAAGGCAACCGTGGCCGTTATGAAGAAAGTAAAAATGGATGATGTTTTAGTATCTTTCTTCAGTAAGATAGTAAAAGCATTATTGATGGCTTTTGTTATAATAGCATCGGTCGGTCAGTTGGGAGTGGATACTACTTCCCTTGCGGCAATGATAGCTGCTGCCGGTTTGGCGATAGGTCTTGCATTACAAGGTTCGTTATCGAATTTTGCCGCAGGTGTTATGATAATAGCTACAAGACCGTTCAAGATAGGTGATTATGTAGAGGTTTCAGGTGTGGGAGGGTCGATAACAGACCTTAGTATTTATAATACTATTTTGGTTACGCCGGATAATAAGGTAATTACAATTCCAAATAGTAAAATAACTTCGGAGAATATAGTTAACTTCTCGGCCATGGATACCAGAAGGGTTGATATGGTATTCGGTATCAGCTATGCGGACGATATTAAAAAAGCCAAAAAAGTAATAAATAAGCTCATAAAAGATGACTCAAGAATACTTGCCGAGCCTGAACCTTTGGTCGCCGTTTCAGCCTTGGCGGATAGCAGTGTTAATTTCAATGTACGTCCATGGGTTAAAAAAGAGGATTACTGGAACGTATATTACGATATACATGAAAATCTGAAAATAGCATTCGATAAAGAAGGGATAACAATACCTTTCCCTCAAAGAGAGTTGCTTGTTCATAATCTTAAAAAATAA
- the ribD gene encoding riboflavin biosynthesis protein RibD translates to MPLSENTKFMQIALNLSKRWVGLTAPNPTVGCVMVKDGQIIATGITAKGGRPHAEYIALHKAGDAAKGATAYVTLEPCSHYGETPPCADSLIKSGVARVVVATKDSFVKVSGEGIKKLKDAGIEVVTGVCEEDARKINEGFFSIHEKGRPYVTLKLATCANGKIADKLGNSKWITGEDTRAYAHYIRAKNDAILVGVGTVIADDPILNCRLNGMENQSPIRVITDNSLRTPIDSKLVRTAHDIPTYIICSTDAENKNIEQSGVEILRCKADVNVEEAVKILASKGITRLMVEGGSKVASSFIKANVVDELIWMQAEKEIDEDGIDAIEAMDIKKIAEEKFEKISELQMENDKVTLYNSIKTR, encoded by the coding sequence ATGCCTTTATCAGAAAATACAAAATTTATGCAAATAGCCCTTAACCTTTCTAAAAGGTGGGTGGGATTAACAGCACCTAATCCTACGGTAGGCTGTGTGATGGTAAAAGACGGACAGATAATAGCAACGGGCATTACGGCAAAAGGCGGAAGACCGCACGCAGAATATATTGCACTGCACAAGGCGGGCGATGCGGCAAAGGGAGCAACCGCCTATGTTACTTTGGAGCCATGCAGCCATTATGGCGAAACCCCTCCATGTGCCGATAGTTTAATTAAGTCGGGTGTTGCAAGGGTAGTAGTGGCTACTAAGGATAGCTTTGTAAAAGTGTCCGGTGAGGGGATAAAAAAGCTAAAAGATGCAGGCATTGAGGTAGTCACGGGAGTTTGCGAAGAGGACGCAAGAAAGATAAATGAAGGGTTCTTCAGCATCCATGAGAAGGGCAGACCGTATGTTACGCTGAAACTTGCCACCTGTGCAAACGGTAAAATAGCCGATAAGCTAGGCAACAGCAAATGGATAACAGGCGAGGATACAAGAGCATACGCCCATTATATCAGGGCGAAGAATGATGCGATATTAGTGGGTGTGGGAACGGTTATAGCTGATGACCCAATTCTGAATTGTCGTCTAAACGGTATGGAAAATCAAAGCCCTATCCGTGTTATAACGGATAATAGCCTTCGTACCCCGATAGACAGCAAACTAGTCAGGACGGCTCATGATATCCCTACATATATTATATGCTCGACCGATGCTGAAAATAAAAATATTGAGCAGTCAGGCGTTGAGATTTTGAGGTGCAAAGCTGATGTTAATGTTGAAGAAGCTGTGAAAATTCTTGCCTCTAAAGGAATAACAAGGCTGATGGTGGAAGGTGGGAGTAAGGTTGCCTCCTCCTTCATAAAAGCAAATGTTGTTGATGAACTGATTTGGATGCAGGCAGAAAAAGAAATCGATGAAGACGGTATTGACGCTATCGAAGCTATGGACATAAAAAAAATCGCAGAAGAAAAATTTGAAAAGATATCGGAACTTCAAATGGAAAATGACAAGGTAACTTTGTATAACTCCATAAAAACCAGATAG
- a CDS encoding transcriptional regulator NrdR, producing MRCPFCGNEDTQVKDSRPSEEGVSIRRRRYCTECDSRFTTFERVQLKELVVVKKDGKRRPFDRDKLVSSIRVAVRKRPITEEQVEMAVNNIVRNLEKTVESEVESDRIGEAVMDVLAELDPVSYIRFASVYKDFTGVQDFQDFAGTIGIIAKEEK from the coding sequence ATGCGTTGTCCATTTTGCGGTAATGAAGATACTCAGGTCAAGGATTCACGCCCGTCCGAAGAAGGTGTTTCTATAAGACGGCGTAGATATTGCACCGAGTGTGATTCACGCTTTACTACGTTTGAAAGGGTGCAGCTTAAAGAGCTTGTAGTAGTAAAAAAAGACGGAAAACGCAGACCTTTTGACAGGGATAAGCTGGTAAGTTCCATAAGGGTGGCGGTAAGGAAGCGTCCTATAACCGAAGAGCAGGTGGAAATGGCAGTGAACAACATCGTCCGCAATCTGGAAAAAACGGTTGAAAGCGAAGTTGAAAGCGACCGGATAGGCGAAGCCGTTATGGATGTTCTGGCAGAACTTGACCCCGTTTCATATATCAGGTTCGCATCCGTATATAAAGACTTTACAGGCGTTCAGGACTTTCAGGATTTTGCAGGTACGATAGGTATTATTGCGAAAGAGGAAAAATAG